One genomic window of Vibrio parahaemolyticus includes the following:
- a CDS encoding FAD-dependent oxidoreductase, producing the protein MNNVIFSQKLYDTAQMIVDGCMGDADPACQTACPMHTDVKQYVRMAGEGNFQGALDLIRSKLFLPQTLGRICAHPCEASCRRNTEFGQPISVAGIKRFVAEKLDNQDHWDLNIAPLTNKHIAIVGAGPAGAQAAIELRRQGHEVTIYEKLDVYGGMMRVGIPEYRLPRDVIDFEYSYLAMLGIKTQFGVEIGKDISFDTLRSEHDAVILAHGAHVGSIIPLPGHDNDGVFSAVEYLKEISETRQFPRAGKRVMVIGGGDVAMDCARSSWRIGASDVYQCSLESLENLPASQVEIDESLEEGVEFNAGWGPVAIEHENGKVTGITLKKVLSIFDEQGNFAPQYSEESKTISVDTVVFATGQIVADITDGALEQTRGGRYVVDKQTLASSLEDVFVAGDACGGNIVIEAMALGRKAAMSVERFLTTRPLTEDRDFEQEYSYSSRLDVPLPKGTVDTPRLHGELRDAEERKQDFAQVDLGFTEEQIKQEASRCLQCSCKLCMTECIMMNDFSDCPKTIFSDFVNNKSMDPLLAYSCNACDQCTIVCPKDFPMKEMFLGARTDFVKANNGESPMPGHKAINMHQKLGFSKIFTMAKRAVSTK; encoded by the coding sequence ATGAACAATGTAATTTTTAGCCAAAAGCTATACGACACCGCGCAAATGATTGTCGATGGCTGTATGGGTGATGCCGATCCGGCATGTCAAACCGCATGTCCAATGCACACAGACGTAAAGCAATACGTTCGCATGGCGGGTGAAGGTAATTTTCAAGGTGCTCTGGATCTGATCCGCAGCAAATTATTTCTTCCTCAAACGCTTGGCCGCATCTGTGCACACCCTTGCGAGGCTTCTTGTCGTCGTAACACTGAATTCGGCCAGCCGATCAGCGTTGCAGGCATCAAACGCTTCGTCGCAGAAAAACTGGATAACCAAGATCACTGGGATCTTAACATTGCACCTCTGACTAACAAGCACATCGCGATCGTAGGTGCCGGCCCTGCTGGCGCGCAAGCAGCTATTGAGCTTCGTCGTCAAGGCCACGAAGTAACGATTTACGAAAAGCTAGACGTTTACGGCGGCATGATGCGTGTGGGTATCCCTGAATACCGTCTACCACGCGATGTTATCGATTTCGAATACAGCTACCTAGCGATGCTGGGTATCAAAACTCAGTTTGGCGTTGAGATCGGCAAAGACATTAGCTTCGACACTCTACGTAGCGAACATGATGCTGTGATTCTGGCTCACGGTGCACACGTAGGTTCGATCATCCCTCTGCCGGGTCATGACAACGATGGTGTGTTCTCTGCAGTTGAGTACCTAAAAGAGATTTCAGAAACCCGCCAATTCCCACGTGCAGGTAAACGCGTGATGGTTATCGGTGGTGGTGACGTTGCAATGGACTGTGCACGCTCTTCATGGCGTATTGGTGCAAGCGACGTTTACCAATGCTCACTTGAAAGTCTTGAAAACCTACCTGCAAGCCAAGTCGAAATCGACGAGTCACTAGAAGAAGGCGTCGAGTTCAACGCAGGTTGGGGTCCAGTCGCTATTGAACATGAGAACGGCAAAGTTACAGGCATTACGCTCAAGAAAGTACTGTCTATCTTCGACGAGCAAGGCAACTTTGCTCCTCAATACAGCGAAGAAAGCAAAACCATCTCTGTGGATACGGTTGTTTTCGCTACGGGCCAAATCGTGGCAGACATTACTGACGGTGCACTAGAACAAACTCGCGGCGGTCGTTACGTTGTCGACAAACAAACACTAGCATCGAGCCTAGAAGACGTATTCGTAGCCGGCGACGCATGTGGCGGTAACATCGTGATTGAAGCGATGGCATTAGGTCGTAAAGCAGCAATGAGTGTTGAGCGCTTTCTAACGACTCGCCCACTAACTGAAGACCGCGACTTCGAGCAAGAATACAGCTACTCATCTCGTCTAGACGTACCACTACCAAAAGGTACGGTAGATACCCCTCGCCTACACGGTGAGTTGCGTGACGCTGAAGAGCGTAAACAAGACTTTGCACAAGTGGATTTAGGCTTTACTGAAGAACAAATCAAACAAGAAGCATCTCGCTGTCTGCAATGTAGCTGCAAGCTATGTATGACCGAGTGCATCATGATGAATGACTTCAGTGACTGTCCAAAGACCATCTTCTCTGACTTCGTGAACAACAAGTCGATGGATCCATTGCTGGCTTACTCATGTAACGCCTGTGACCAGTGCACCATCGTGTGTCCGAAAGACTTCCCGATGAAGGAAATGTTCCTAGGCGCACGTACTGACTTTGTTAAGGCAAACAATGGTGAATCACCAATGCCGGGGCATAAAGCGATCAATATGCACCAGAAACTGGGCTTCTCAAAAATCTTCACTATGGCAAAACGAGCGGTATCGACAAAATGA
- a CDS encoding response regulator transcription factor — translation MSRNLCPLYIVDDEVPVLESMAFMLESYGYSVDVYSNGQDFLQRVNLHQAGCVLLDSRMPEMRGQELHLLMRNQCSPISVIYLTGHGDIPMAVDALKEGALDFFQKPVDGNALVAAIDNAMECSLKNQEKQSAKLTLQSLTRREKEVLILVVKGMKNQDMANQLCVSLRTIEVHRSNVMKKLEVESLAALIHKVGHVI, via the coding sequence ATGAGTCGTAATCTTTGCCCACTTTATATCGTTGACGATGAAGTGCCTGTTTTAGAATCAATGGCCTTTATGTTAGAAAGTTATGGTTATAGCGTCGATGTCTATTCAAACGGGCAAGATTTCTTACAGAGAGTGAATCTGCATCAAGCTGGATGTGTATTGTTGGATAGCCGAATGCCAGAAATGCGTGGGCAGGAGCTTCACCTGCTAATGCGTAATCAATGCAGTCCAATCAGCGTTATATATCTGACTGGGCATGGTGATATTCCAATGGCAGTCGACGCCTTAAAAGAAGGCGCGTTGGACTTTTTTCAAAAGCCTGTGGACGGTAATGCTTTAGTGGCGGCAATCGATAATGCTATGGAATGTTCACTAAAAAACCAAGAAAAACAAAGTGCAAAACTAACTCTTCAAAGCCTTACTAGAAGAGAAAAAGAAGTACTGATTCTGGTGGTTAAAGGGATGAAAAATCAGGATATGGCGAACCAACTGTGTGTTTCGCTTCGTACTATAGAAGTTCATCGCTCCAATGTAATGAAGAAGTTGGAAGTAGAAAGTTTAGCGGCATTGATTCATAAAGTAGGGCACGTAATTTAG
- a CDS encoding sensor histidine kinase translates to MSQVKAEHQPYRTTFDVGVLALRGHSHAKESWQPTMTWLEEQNPNYEFNLHTYDFDQLEEAFLHGWLDFILTSPGQATKLAREYPINWLATQKTAYSNVPNKSIASVVVVREESPFKTLRDINEASIAAVSEKAFGGFLALRYELDKLGYFNSSFFETIHFTGPPTDQLILDVIDDQIDVAIVPACTLENMAAEGKIELHNLRVLNERRPADSVCAVSTPLYPNWTMAMTERAPVDVGQKVAQTLFAMPADHSAAIAANNVGWTLPAPSVNVDKVYKHLDLHPLQKPWAQKVQEWLHKNQAVAIAALLTLMLLTIYHFWLEWTFKRSREKLKATLNDLRRKSSMLEHAQRITIVGELGSSIAHEINQPLAAIKNYSQGAKMRMEQGTTPEEMLPIIEKIQQQVTSASDIVQRLRSLIHRTPIEKSWVDLPAVINDAMKLVDYEFQRHNIQLGVMYSGEVQNVYVDVTGLQQVIINVLNNAKDACLAHSTSQKELFVDLHVSFCDDVVIIDVMDNGVGLEEQNTPLDQPFYTTKENGLGLGLAICRDVIEAHQGSINFRSIDPFGCQVTIVLPYQEAQNES, encoded by the coding sequence ATTTCTCAAGTCAAAGCAGAACATCAGCCTTATAGGACAACATTTGATGTAGGTGTGTTGGCATTGAGAGGGCATTCTCACGCCAAAGAATCTTGGCAACCCACAATGACATGGTTGGAAGAACAAAACCCTAACTATGAATTCAACTTACATACTTACGATTTTGACCAACTAGAAGAAGCCTTTTTACACGGTTGGTTGGATTTCATATTAACGAGTCCAGGACAGGCAACTAAGCTTGCTCGTGAGTACCCTATTAACTGGCTAGCAACGCAGAAAACGGCTTACAGCAATGTGCCGAACAAGTCGATAGCATCAGTCGTTGTTGTGCGTGAAGAATCGCCTTTTAAAACACTGAGAGACATCAATGAAGCCAGTATCGCCGCTGTATCAGAAAAGGCGTTTGGTGGTTTTCTTGCTCTACGTTATGAGCTCGACAAACTTGGGTATTTCAACTCATCGTTCTTTGAAACAATCCATTTTACTGGCCCACCGACCGATCAGTTGATTCTCGATGTGATCGACGACCAAATTGATGTTGCAATTGTTCCTGCTTGTACACTGGAAAACATGGCGGCCGAAGGCAAGATAGAGCTGCATAATTTGCGAGTGCTCAACGAAAGAAGGCCTGCTGATTCGGTTTGCGCAGTTAGTACTCCTCTGTACCCAAATTGGACCATGGCCATGACGGAGCGTGCTCCAGTAGATGTTGGGCAAAAGGTCGCACAAACCCTGTTTGCAATGCCTGCAGATCATTCAGCCGCTATTGCTGCCAACAATGTGGGTTGGACGCTACCTGCGCCTAGCGTTAACGTAGATAAAGTCTACAAGCATTTGGACTTACATCCCTTACAGAAACCTTGGGCGCAAAAGGTTCAAGAGTGGCTACATAAAAACCAAGCAGTCGCTATCGCAGCGCTGCTAACATTGATGTTACTGACTATCTATCACTTTTGGCTAGAGTGGACGTTCAAACGTAGTAGAGAAAAGTTGAAAGCTACCCTCAATGATTTACGTCGCAAGAGTAGCATGTTGGAACACGCTCAACGGATTACGATTGTGGGGGAATTAGGCAGCAGTATCGCACATGAAATTAATCAACCATTGGCTGCGATTAAAAACTACAGTCAAGGTGCAAAGATGCGGATGGAGCAAGGCACTACACCCGAAGAAATGTTGCCGATAATAGAGAAAATTCAACAACAAGTGACGTCTGCGAGTGACATAGTGCAGCGTTTACGTAGTTTGATTCACCGGACGCCAATCGAGAAAAGCTGGGTTGACTTACCTGCCGTCATCAATGATGCAATGAAGTTGGTGGATTATGAGTTCCAACGTCACAATATCCAACTAGGTGTGATGTATTCTGGCGAGGTACAAAACGTTTATGTGGATGTGACTGGATTGCAACAGGTGATCATTAATGTGCTTAATAACGCCAAAGATGCCTGTCTTGCTCATTCGACTTCGCAAAAAGAGTTGTTTGTTGATCTCCATGTCAGCTTTTGTGATGACGTTGTCATCATTGACGTCATGGATAACGGGGTCGGGCTCGAAGAGCAAAATACCCCTCTCGATCAGCCTTTTTATACCACGAAGGAAAATGGCCTAGGGCTAGGGCTTGCTATTTGTCGCGATGTAATTGAAGCGCACCAAGGTTCCATCAATTTTAGGTCAATTGACCCATTTGGGTGTCAAGTGACTATCGTTTTACCATATCAGGAAGCTCAGAATGAGTCGTAA
- a CDS encoding amino acid acetyltransferase, translating into MFIKSSAKTAEIDCSWHNQFELSQKPYNGYYYDSQFWKRFSEHTAVYLFQSDAFTLLSCPENLWHKIKHFQPSELERKLNNLQLFCEYDDVDYHLFNDNTFNKDADVFTLNIESDNELLDVFLRSNSAEDIEKADFELDSHFFYGILEEGKLVAVLASYCYKGKEPFESLSLLVSPKAREKGTVSACFHT; encoded by the coding sequence ATGTTTATAAAATCATCTGCGAAAACAGCAGAAATCGATTGCTCTTGGCACAATCAGTTTGAACTCAGTCAAAAACCGTACAACGGTTATTACTATGACTCCCAATTTTGGAAAAGGTTTTCCGAACACACCGCTGTTTATTTATTCCAATCTGATGCGTTTACTCTTTTATCCTGTCCGGAAAATCTCTGGCATAAAATTAAACATTTTCAGCCGAGTGAGCTAGAGAGAAAATTAAATAACCTGCAATTATTCTGCGAATATGACGACGTCGACTATCATTTATTTAATGATAATACCTTCAATAAAGATGCTGATGTTTTCACTTTGAATATTGAATCTGACAATGAGTTGCTTGACGTATTTTTACGTAGTAACAGCGCAGAAGATATTGAGAAAGCCGATTTCGAGCTCGATAGCCACTTCTTCTATGGCATTTTAGAAGAGGGTAAATTGGTTGCGGTATTAGCGTCATATTGTTACAAAGGAAAGGAACCATTTGAGTCGTTATCGTTACTGGTTAGCCCTAAAGCGAGAGAAAAGGGTACGGTAAGCGCTTGCTTTCACACTTAG
- a CDS encoding sulfurtransferase: MKKSTIALGILAAVAAVGYSAYNTMFSAEAVIVDAAAQEQKFTQYAHPEHFISAQQLKSLMDGDKDVVVIGALNPIKPDSPISGSYTMWRNDYSAAEDAYDFSGMSNSTEEMETILGSFGATTDSTIVVYAAGSHHDAARLYWQIHNLGHQDVRYLDGGLNAWMGAGYPTGSANQSVAAVEYNAPNTQQENNALATLDMVIAAQNNPDWVILDTRGNDEFNGEVAVSGAYGPGTIPSSVHINWTKALNEDTTLKSAEELQALYGDIIKDKKVIAYCQSGVRSAHTTMILTEVLGAKGVYNYDGSWIEYSHAHYEQKNPEVNVINGKS, translated from the coding sequence ATGAAAAAATCGACAATTGCGTTGGGTATATTGGCCGCTGTCGCAGCGGTTGGCTACTCAGCTTACAATACGATGTTCTCAGCTGAGGCTGTGATTGTGGATGCTGCTGCTCAAGAGCAGAAGTTCACACAGTACGCTCACCCAGAACACTTCATCTCTGCACAACAACTGAAATCGCTGATGGATGGTGACAAAGACGTGGTTGTGATCGGTGCGCTAAACCCTATCAAACCAGATAGTCCTATTTCTGGTTCTTACACTATGTGGCGTAACGATTACTCAGCGGCTGAAGACGCCTACGACTTCAGCGGTATGAGTAACAGCACAGAAGAAATGGAAACAATCCTAGGTAGCTTTGGCGCAACAACAGACAGCACAATCGTCGTCTACGCTGCGGGCTCACACCACGATGCTGCGCGTCTTTACTGGCAAATCCATAACCTTGGTCACCAAGACGTTCGTTACCTTGACGGGGGCTTGAACGCTTGGATGGGCGCTGGCTACCCAACTGGCTCTGCAAACCAAAGCGTTGCAGCGGTTGAATACAACGCACCTAACACACAACAAGAGAACAATGCCCTAGCAACGCTAGACATGGTTATCGCAGCGCAAAACAACCCTGATTGGGTGATCCTAGATACTCGCGGCAACGACGAGTTCAACGGTGAAGTTGCGGTTTCTGGCGCATACGGTCCGGGCACTATCCCAAGCAGTGTTCACATTAACTGGACCAAAGCGTTGAACGAAGACACAACGCTGAAATCAGCAGAAGAACTGCAAGCCCTTTACGGCGACATCATCAAAGACAAGAAAGTTATCGCTTACTGCCAGTCTGGTGTTCGTTCTGCCCACACCACCATGATTCTTACTGAAGTACTAGGTGCAAAAGGCGTTTACAACTACGACGGCTCATGGATCGAGTACAGCCATGCTCACTACGAGCAGAAGAATCCTGAAGTGAACGTTATCAACGGCAAGAGCTAA
- a CDS encoding DUF1289 domain-containing protein: MEQLEFFTVPSPCVGVCTSDEKGFCKGCMRKREERFNWLNLTPAQQLHVIKLCRQRYRRKMLAGKTKPEQLQDNSSPQQDLF, encoded by the coding sequence ATGGAGCAACTGGAATTTTTCACTGTCCCAAGCCCTTGTGTTGGAGTATGTACCTCCGATGAAAAAGGGTTTTGCAAGGGGTGTATGAGAAAAAGAGAGGAACGGTTTAATTGGCTGAACTTAACCCCCGCTCAGCAGTTGCACGTTATTAAGTTGTGTCGTCAAAGATACAGAAGAAAGATGTTGGCAGGTAAGACGAAGCCAGAACAGCTTCAAGATAATTCATCACCTCAACAAGATTTGTTTTAG
- the rplY gene encoding 50S ribosomal protein L25: MKFEAVVRTELGKGASRRLRHAGKFPAVVYGGEEAAVAIVLNHDDIVNQMDKPEFYEGIVLVIDGKEVKVKPQDVQRHAFKPKVEHMDFIRI; the protein is encoded by the coding sequence ATGAAATTCGAAGCAGTAGTACGTACTGAACTAGGTAAAGGTGCGAGCCGCCGCCTACGTCACGCTGGCAAATTCCCTGCAGTTGTATACGGCGGTGAAGAAGCAGCAGTAGCTATCGTTCTTAACCACGACGACATCGTAAACCAAATGGACAAGCCTGAATTCTACGAAGGCATCGTTCTAGTTATCGATGGCAAAGAAGTTAAAGTTAAGCCACAAGACGTTCAACGTCACGCGTTCAAGCCAAAAGTTGAACACATGGACTTCATCCGTATCTAA
- a CDS encoding ATP-binding protein, whose translation MPNKNKLPLHALKRLSIKSRLVLAAVVWLTAMILAAGVTIPTQVYNYMVDDTRSQLSIFMDEIAAQLEVDHTGHLSLAAQLSDPRFSRPYSGLYWSASTNSSLERSRSLWDKRIEYKGLDKDAYGARDEKLITLEKALYLPDYDGPIHIIVGIDEEPIKSTLQTLIGQLWLILGLLFAGVLTVILLQIVWSLSPLTKLQKELAELKAGNKKSLEETYPKEISPLISDLNALLFHYQELLERARNHAGNLSHALKTPLSVLKNEVQTLEPKTQARLNAPLNQIQDHIDYHLGRARMAGSMNILSVKANPAERVDAISMAFDKVYAERDITLVNELDSELNVAVEKTDLDEMIGNLLENGYKWANSMIRVHSTQDKDSIHLIIEDDGPGIPQAQLGQVTKRGVRLDETTPGSGLGLNIVSEMAHSYRGLLALEKSKMGGLKATLTLHRSRT comes from the coding sequence ATGCCGAATAAGAACAAACTGCCGCTGCATGCCTTAAAGCGATTAAGTATCAAAAGCCGATTGGTGTTGGCGGCGGTTGTATGGCTCACAGCCATGATCCTTGCTGCGGGTGTCACCATTCCTACCCAAGTTTATAACTATATGGTGGACGACACGCGCTCCCAACTGAGCATCTTTATGGATGAAATCGCCGCTCAATTGGAAGTCGATCATACAGGCCATCTTTCGTTAGCAGCTCAACTGTCGGATCCTCGCTTTAGTCGCCCGTACAGCGGCTTATATTGGAGTGCATCGACAAACTCAAGCCTCGAACGCTCTCGCTCGTTGTGGGATAAGAGAATCGAGTATAAAGGGCTCGATAAAGATGCGTATGGTGCAAGAGACGAAAAACTGATTACTCTGGAAAAAGCGCTATATCTACCCGACTACGATGGTCCAATTCATATCATCGTAGGTATTGATGAAGAGCCAATCAAAAGCACACTGCAAACCCTTATTGGTCAACTCTGGCTAATTCTAGGATTGTTGTTTGCTGGCGTTCTGACTGTCATTCTCTTGCAAATCGTTTGGTCATTGAGTCCACTAACTAAACTGCAAAAAGAGCTGGCAGAGCTCAAAGCTGGAAATAAAAAGAGTTTAGAAGAAACTTATCCAAAAGAGATTTCGCCGCTTATTTCTGACCTCAATGCTCTTCTTTTCCACTATCAGGAGTTACTGGAACGTGCGCGTAACCACGCGGGTAATTTGTCACACGCACTTAAAACGCCGCTATCTGTGTTAAAAAATGAAGTGCAAACGCTAGAGCCCAAAACGCAAGCACGCTTAAACGCCCCACTCAACCAGATTCAAGATCACATCGACTATCATTTAGGTCGCGCTCGAATGGCGGGTTCCATGAACATCCTTTCTGTCAAAGCCAATCCAGCAGAGCGAGTGGATGCTATCTCAATGGCGTTCGATAAAGTCTATGCCGAACGAGACATCACCTTAGTTAATGAGCTTGATTCTGAGTTGAATGTTGCTGTCGAAAAAACCGACCTCGACGAAATGATCGGTAACTTGCTTGAAAATGGCTATAAATGGGCAAATAGCATGATTCGCGTCCACTCTACTCAGGATAAGGATAGTATCCACCTGATTATCGAAGACGATGGGCCTGGAATCCCTCAAGCGCAATTAGGCCAAGTCACCAAACGAGGTGTCAGATTAGACGAAACAACGCCAGGTTCTGGGCTCGGTTTAAATATTGTGAGTGAAATGGCGCACAGCTATCGAGGCCTACTGGCTTTAGAAAAGAGCAAAATGGGTGGTTTAAAAGCCACATTAACGTTGCACCGTAGCCGTACTTAA
- a CDS encoding GNAT family N-acetyltransferase: protein MGYTVRNAVREEAAQIAKIHVDSWQVAYKGLMPQSYIEQFTIERRERMWTRVMTEQLAQLIVVEKQGEIVGFLSYELPNHTSEDKTALVTCCYVSPLHYGQGAGSALLDELETRLLSTPVMQISLKALNTNKQGLNFYKKCGFVRTGEEESEVIDSMTLTDLTLMKYIARS from the coding sequence ATGGGATACACAGTAAGGAATGCTGTTAGAGAAGAAGCAGCTCAAATTGCTAAAATACATGTCGATTCGTGGCAGGTGGCGTACAAAGGGTTAATGCCACAAAGCTATATAGAGCAGTTTACCATTGAGCGCCGAGAAAGGATGTGGACACGAGTTATGACGGAGCAACTGGCTCAATTGATCGTGGTTGAGAAACAAGGGGAAATCGTCGGGTTTTTAAGTTACGAGTTGCCTAACCACACCAGTGAAGATAAAACGGCGTTGGTAACGTGTTGCTATGTCTCGCCGTTACATTATGGGCAAGGGGCAGGAAGTGCACTGTTAGATGAGCTCGAAACACGTCTACTCTCTACGCCAGTAATGCAGATAAGTCTGAAAGCACTGAACACTAATAAGCAAGGACTGAATTTTTACAAGAAGTGTGGTTTTGTGCGTACCGGGGAAGAAGAATCCGAAGTCATTGATAGCATGACGCTGACTGACCTCACTTTAATGAAGTACATTGCCCGTTCGTAA
- a CDS encoding META domain-containing protein, translating into MKLSLKTLVTAISLPVLMTACASNGDDVKEITAQDLQHHNWELVQVDGKNIVLDENQKAARLEIGENLTANGNAGCNNFFGQAELKNNQLRIEKMGMTMKMCMEDQMKIENAMTQTLSNWSDITLTKDGLVLKNADHELTFTLRDWVN; encoded by the coding sequence ATGAAGCTTAGCCTAAAAACGTTAGTTACAGCAATCTCTCTCCCTGTTCTTATGACTGCTTGTGCTAGCAACGGTGATGATGTGAAAGAAATTACGGCTCAAGATTTACAGCACCACAACTGGGAACTTGTTCAAGTTGATGGTAAAAATATCGTTCTAGACGAAAACCAAAAAGCGGCTCGCCTAGAAATCGGTGAAAACCTAACAGCAAACGGCAATGCGGGTTGTAACAACTTCTTCGGTCAAGCTGAGCTGAAAAACAACCAACTACGCATCGAAAAAATGGGCATGACCATGAAGATGTGTATGGAAGATCAAATGAAGATCGAAAATGCAATGACACAAACACTATCTAACTGGAGTGACATCACTCTAACTAAAGATGGTCTTGTTCTGAAAAATGCCGATCATGAATTGACGTTTACTCTACGTGACTGGGTAAACTAA
- the ushA gene encoding bifunctional UDP-sugar hydrolase/5'-nucleotidase UshA yields the protein MKFSKSLLVVAVGAALAGCGSDSDNSPVTCETADSCTKFTVLHTNDNHGRFWENSKGEYGMAARKTLIDSIRAEVESSGGETILLSGGDINTGVPESDMQDAEPDFIGMNLLGYDAMAVGNHEFDNALDVLNKQIQWADFPMLAANIYKKDTDGKVTDERYFAPYKVFTINGLKVAVVGLTTKDTAKLVNPSNVADIYFEDPQVEIKKVLKEIEANETVDLVFATTHMGHYQDGNHGSEAPGDVLLARSLEEGQLDAIIGGHSQNPVCMEPGTNEYADFKPGDECAPDQQNGTYIMQAHEWGKYVGRADFEYYDGKLHLANYALIPVNLKAKDANGDYQFIAEEIKPDAVVKQILRTYQEQGQDLLDVKVSSTDGKLEGDRGVVRSQQTNLGHLLGEAYRTYELVKADFGVMNSGGVRDSIQAGDITYRDVLTVQPFGNFVTKATMTGKEVKEYLDVVATKSAGSGAYAQLDNITLDVDCDAGSVTITDINGKGFNLDATYTFAVISFSAAGGDDYPVIQVESTQMTDASVLREFFVNNPQISADSYNKNLDNIKYFSNSQAVKGCPATGS from the coding sequence ATGAAGTTTTCCAAATCTCTATTGGTAGTGGCAGTGGGCGCTGCGCTAGCAGGATGCGGCTCAGACAGCGACAATTCACCAGTAACCTGTGAGACTGCAGATTCTTGTACTAAATTCACCGTTCTACACACTAACGACAACCATGGCCGCTTTTGGGAAAACAGCAAAGGCGAATACGGCATGGCTGCACGCAAAACTTTGATCGACTCTATTCGTGCAGAAGTGGAATCAAGCGGTGGCGAAACCATTCTATTGTCTGGCGGTGATATCAACACAGGTGTTCCTGAGTCAGACATGCAAGATGCAGAACCGGACTTCATAGGGATGAACCTGCTTGGTTACGACGCAATGGCTGTCGGTAACCACGAGTTTGATAACGCTTTAGATGTTTTGAACAAGCAGATCCAATGGGCTGACTTCCCTATGCTCGCTGCAAACATCTACAAGAAAGACACCGATGGTAAAGTAACCGACGAACGTTACTTCGCGCCTTACAAAGTCTTCACGATTAACGGACTTAAAGTTGCGGTTGTTGGCCTAACAACAAAAGATACAGCGAAACTGGTAAACCCAAGTAACGTTGCTGATATCTACTTCGAAGATCCTCAGGTTGAAATCAAAAAAGTACTTAAGGAAATCGAAGCAAACGAAACTGTCGATCTAGTTTTTGCAACAACACACATGGGTCACTACCAAGATGGTAACCATGGTAGCGAAGCACCAGGTGACGTTTTACTAGCGCGTTCTCTTGAAGAAGGCCAACTAGATGCAATTATTGGTGGCCACTCACAAAACCCAGTATGTATGGAGCCGGGTACTAACGAATACGCAGACTTCAAACCAGGTGACGAGTGTGCTCCAGACCAACAAAACGGCACATACATCATGCAAGCGCATGAGTGGGGTAAATATGTTGGTCGTGCAGACTTCGAATACTACGATGGCAAACTGCACCTAGCAAACTACGCTTTGATTCCAGTTAACCTAAAGGCAAAAGATGCGAACGGCGACTACCAATTCATCGCTGAAGAAATCAAGCCAGATGCTGTAGTTAAGCAAATTCTTCGTACTTACCAAGAGCAAGGTCAAGATCTGCTTGACGTTAAAGTATCTTCTACGGATGGTAAACTTGAAGGCGACCGTGGTGTAGTTCGCTCACAGCAAACGAACCTTGGCCACCTACTAGGTGAAGCGTACCGTACATACGAGCTAGTGAAAGCAGACTTTGGTGTGATGAACTCCGGTGGTGTTCGTGATTCAATCCAAGCTGGCGATATCACTTACCGTGATGTACTAACAGTACAACCATTTGGTAACTTCGTAACAAAAGCGACCATGACAGGTAAAGAAGTAAAAGAATACCTAGACGTCGTTGCTACGAAATCTGCGGGTTCTGGTGCTTACGCTCAACTAGACAACATCACTCTAGATGTAGATTGTGATGCTGGCTCAGTAACTATTACTGACATTAACGGTAAAGGCTTCAACCTAGACGCAACTTACACGTTCGCTGTAATTAGCTTCAGCGCTGCAGGCGGTGATGACTACCCAGTTATCCAAGTTGAATCAACTCAAATGACAGACGCATCAGTACTGCGTGAGTTCTTCGTAAACAACCCGCAAATCTCGGCGGATAGCTACAACAAGAACCTAGACAACATCAAGTACTTCAGCAATAGCCAAGCAGTGAAAGGCTGTCCTGCAACTGGTAGCTAA